GGGCCGAGGACCCGAACCTTGGGGAAGTCGCGGCGGAGCTTGTTGTAGAACCACGCCTCGTCGTGGGCGGGCACTCCTTCGGTGATGGCCACGATGAACTCGATGCCACCCTCGGCGGCCTCCATCACCGCGTCCTTCACTCCCGGGGCGGGGATGAAGATGCACGACGCGGTGGCGCCGGTCTCGGCCACGGCGTCGGCCACGGTGGCGAAGACAGGGATGCCGTCCACGTCGGTGCCGGCCTTCTTGGGGTTGGTCCCGGCCACCACCGGCGTGCCGTACTCGCGGTTGAGCAGGCCATAGAACCGGCCCTGGCTCCCGGTGAGGCCCTGGTAGACGACCTTGGTGTTCTCGTCGACGAAGATGCTCATTGGTCGTCCTCTCAGCTCGTGGCCAGCCCGACAGCCTTCTCGGCTGCGGCGACCATGGTCGGTTCCATCATCAGGGCGTCGCTCAGGTGCGGCTCGAGGATCGCCCGGCCCTCGTCGGCGTTGGTGCCGTCGAGGCGCACGACGATGGGGACGTCGATGTCGACCCGCCCCATAGCGGTGACGATGCCGTTGGCAACCTCCTCACCCTTGGTGATGCCGCCGAAGATGTTGATGAAGATGGCTTTGACGTTCGGATCGTTGGTGATGACCTCGAGCGCCCCCGCCATGACATCGGCGTTGGCGCCGCCGCCGATGTCGAGGAAGTTGGCCGGCTTGCCCCCCACCTGGTTGACGATGTCGACGGTGGACATGGCCAGGCCGGCACCGTTGGCGATCACGCCCACGAAGCCGTCGAGGCCGACGTACTGCAGACCCTTGGCGTGGGCCTCGGTCTCGCGCTCGTCGCGAACCTGGGTCGAGTCGTACTTCTCGTAGTCGGGGTGGCGGAACACCGAGTTGCCGTCGAGGGTGACCTTGGAATCGAGGGCGTGCACCCGGTCGTCGGGGGTGAGGATCAGTGGGTTGATCTCGACCAGGTCGGCGTCGCCCTCGGTGTAGGCCACATAGAGCTTCTGGAGGATGTCGACCGCGCCCTCGGTGGCGGCGGGGTTGAGGTTGGCGGCGGCGACCCACTCGCGGGCGGCTTCCTCGGTGAGGCCGTCGACGGGATCGAC
This genomic interval from Acidimicrobiales bacterium contains the following:
- the sucC gene encoding ADP-forming succinate--CoA ligase subunit beta gives rise to the protein MDLFEYQGKQFFASFDIPVSAGDAVTTVDDAVAVADRIGYPVVVKAQVQVGGRGKAGGIKLADNADEVRTHAGNILGMDIKGHTVEILWVEVASDIAEEYYASFTLDRSAKKHLGMLSAEGGVEIETVAEENPDAIAKVWVDPVDGLTEEAAREWVAAANLNPAATEGAVDILQKLYVAYTEGDADLVEINPLILTPDDRVHALDSKVTLDGNSVFRHPDYEKYDSTQVRDERETEAHAKGLQYVGLDGFVGVIANGAGLAMSTVDIVNQVGGKPANFLDIGGGANADVMAGALEVITNDPNVKAIFINIFGGITKGEEVANGIVTAMGRVDIDVPIVVRLDGTNADEGRAILEPHLSDALMMEPTMVAAAEKAVGLATS